A segment of the Romboutsia sp. 13368 genome:
AAATAATGTAGATTCAAATTTAGCCACTGCAATACGTACTATTGTTATATTAGTATTTTCATGGATGATGGTTTTTATTGTTGGTTCATTTAATGAAATATCATATATAAGTAGTAAAAGTTTAATATTTTTAATATTATCAGGACTAGCAACAGGAGCATCTTGGTTATGTTACTTTAAAGCTCTTCAATTGGGGGATGTAAATAAGGTAACACCTATCGATAAATCAAGTACAGTTTTGACAATGATACTTGCATTTATAATTTTAGGTGAGAGTATTAATGTTACAAAAGTATTTGGAATGATATTTATATCTGTTGGTACATACATGATGATTATGAAAAAAGAAGACAATGAAATACATATACATAATAACAAGTGGATGCTTTATGCTATATTATCAGCAGTATTTGCAAGTTTAACATCTATTCTTGGAAAAATAGGTATAGTAGGAGTTGAATCAAATTTAGGTACTGCAATTCGTACAATAGTTGTTCTTATTATGGCATGGATAGTTGTATTTGTCACTAAGAAACAAGGTGAGATAAAGAAAATAGATAAGAAAAGTTGGATATTTATATGCTTATCTGGTATAACGACAGGACTTTCTTGGCTATGTTATTATAGGGCACTTCAAGATGGAGAAGCAAGCATTGTAGTACCTATAGATAAGTTAAGTATATTAGTTACAGTTATTTTTTCATATATATTCTTAAAAGAAAAACTAACTAAAAAATCATTTATAGGTCTTATTATAATGGTAGTTGGTACACTTACGCTTCTAATATAATAGTCNCGAAGTTAGCTAACATAGCCTAAAGTAAAAAGGCACTAAATTTAAGATTTTAAAACTTAAATTTAGTGCCTTTTTGAGCAACGGATATATCCGTAGCGGGAGCAAGGATATATCGTTGGCGAAATAAAAAATAGCGCCCACACGTGGCTTAAAGTGATTCGCCGACACGTCGCTCAAGCGAATCNNTAAATGAAATAAGCTATTTATTTATAAACTCCATAATTTTTTCATATGATTCTTTAGCATCATTGTACCCATCATTGTATAACTTAGTAAGTTTGTCTACATCTTTTTCAATTTGGCTAACTTTAACAGGAGATTTAGGTCTAATGACAAAAGCATCACCTTTTTCTTCTAAAGATTTAACTAAATCTAGACTTTTATTATAATTTAAATGTCTATTTTCTATAGCTTTAATTAGTTTAGGATATTTTTTATATTTTCTTTTTACAAAAGAAGAAAATTTCACCTTACTTTTTCTATAAGTTTTATCTCTAGTAAGTATAACTATATTCTTTTTACACCCTTCCTTTAATGCATACTCAATAGGAATAGAATCAGCAACACCACCATCGACTAACTTATATCCATCAACTTCTACTATATTTGCAAACATAGGAATAGAACAAGATGCTTGAAGGTAGATTATATCCTTTTTCATATCAGTTAATGAAAAGTATTCTGCTTCTCCTGTTTCACAGTTTGTAGCTACAACTGTAAATTTTGATTTWGAAGTATTAAAAGTATCATAATCATATAAATTTAGTTCATTAGGTATTTTTTGAAACATAAAATCCATACCAAATATAGAACCTGTTTTAATWAAATTTTTAAAGCTAATATAATCTTTATCATTTAAGTAGTCAACATTTGAATGAAATGCTCTTTTATATTGTTTTGAAAGGTAAGAAGCAGCATGACATCCACCAGCAGAAACTCCCACAACTAAATCTACTTCTATATTTTTATCGATAAAGAAATCTAAAACACCTGCTGTGTAAATTCCTCTCATACCTCCGCCTTCTAAAATCAAGCCTATTTTATCCACAATATACCTCCTAGATATAAATATATAATACATTTTAGTATAAAGTTGTATTTATGTATANNNNNNNNNNNNNNNNNNNCTTAACGTACAATCTACTTAAGTAAATTATTGTATTAAAACTTTAATTTAGACTATAATACAAAAGTCAACTAAATATATTAGTTTATAAATTTTAAAATTGCATAACTAAGCAACTTTTAAATAAAAATAAAGTTATGTAATATAGATAAATTTATAACTTCAAATAGAAATTTAATTAAACTATAATAATATAGAGGGAATAACAAAGGGAGGAAATAGAGATGAATAAATCTAAGGTATATTTTACTAATTTAAGAACTAATTCTAATATGACATTATTACAAAAGCTAGATAGATTAGTTAAAAAAGCAGGTATAGAAAATATTGATTTTAATGAAAAATTTGTAGCAATTAAAATTCATTTTGGAGAACCTGGGAATTTAGCATACTTAAGACCAAACTACTCTAAAGTAATAGTAGATTTGATAAAATCTAAAGGTGGAAAGCCATTTTTAACAGATTGTAACACTCTTTATGTAGGGAGAAGAAAAAATGCAATAGAGCATATGGATGCAGCCTATGAAAATGGATACAATCCATTTGCTACAGGATGTCATGTTATAATAGCTGATGGACTTAAAGGAACAGATGAAGCAATTATACCAGTTGAAGGTGGAGAATATGTTAAAGAAGCTAAAATTGGTCAAGCTATAATGGATGCAGATATATTTATAAGTATGAACCATTTTAAGGGGCATGAATCAACTGGATTTGGAGGCGCACTAAAAAATATAGGTATGGGATGTGGTTCTCGTGCTGGTAAAATGGAAATGCACTGTAGTGGAAAGCCAGTTGTAAATCAAGAAAGATGTTTATCTTGTGGTGCCTGTAAGAAGATGTGTGCACATAGTGCTATTAGCTTTAATGAAGATAAAAAAGCAAACATAGACCATGATAAGTGCGTTGGATGTGGAAGATGTATAGGAACTTGTAACTTTGATTCAATAGCAAACCCTGAATATTCTGCAAATGATATATTAAATAAGAAAATAGCTGAATACTCAAAGGCTGTTATTGACAAAAGAGAGCATTTCCATATAAGTTTTGTAGTTAATGTATCACCAAACTGTGATTGTCATAGAGAAAATGATGCAGCAATTATTCCTGATGTAGGTATGTTTGCATCATTCGATCCAGTTGCTCTTGATATGGCATGCGTTGATGCAGCTAACAAGCAAGTTGTTATAAGAGATAGTTATTTAGGTGAAAAGGAACAACATACACATGATCATTTTATAAATACTCATCCAGAAACTAACTGGGAAGTATGTATAGACCATGCTGTTAAGTTAGGATTAGGAAATAAAGAATACGAATTAATAGAAATATAAAAATAATATAGAACTAAATAAAAGTTGCCTTAAAATAATTAAAAGTATTTTGGGCAACTTTTTATTTATATTTATATAAAGATACAATTAAATTAAATATTTTAGACATAANNNNNNNNNNNNCTAAGTTAATACAGTATAAATAATAAAATCAAGGGTGTGGAAAAACACGACACCCTTGATTTTATTATATAACTACATTTTATCAGGAGCTTTATATTCTACTCCCTTAGTATCAACTTTTATAGATTCAATAATAACATCATTAATAGGTTTATCACTAGAATCAGTTTGTACATTTTCTATTTTATGAACAATATCCATACCTTTTATAACTTTACCAAAAGAAGCATATTGACCATCTAAGTGAGGTGCATCTTTAGTAACTATAAAGAACTGACTACCWGCACTATTTTTATTTTGGCTTCTAGCCATAGATAATACTCCTTCAGTATGGGCTAAATCATTTTTAAATTTATTCTTAGTAAATTCACCATAAATGCTATATCCAGGACCACCCATACCAGTCCCTTCAGGATCTCCACCTTGTATCATAAAATCTTTTATAACTCTATGGAAAGTTAATCCATCATAAAATCCACTATTAGCTARAGATATAAAGTTATTAACCGTATTAGGGGCTATATGAGGGTATARCTCAGCCTCAATAGTTCCAAAATCTTTAACAACTATAGTAGCTATAGGAAGTTCTTTAGGAGGAGTTCTAACTTCATCAGAAACTGGAGCATTAGATGAACAACCAACTAAAGCTAATGCACCTGCAAGTAAGCTAGCTAAAAATCCTTTTTTACTTTTGTTAGACATATTAATACCATCCTTTGTTATAATTTATTAATATATTATACCATAAACTGCCTATATAANNNNNNNNNNNNNNNNNNNNNNNNNNNNNNNNNNNNNNNNNNNNNNNNNNNNNNNNNNNNNNNNNNNNNNNNNNNNNNNNNNNNNNNNNNNNNNNNNNNNNNNNNNNNNNNNNNNNNNNNNNNNNNNNNNNNNNNNNNNNNTTAAGTATAGTAAAATAGGGAATAAATAATATATAAATTTATTTTTATAAATAAGGAGGTATTAAGGTGGATAAATTAGCAACATTTGCAGGTGGATGCTTTTGGTGTATGGTAAAGCCATTTGACCAATACGAAGGAGTAAAAAAAGTAGTATCAGGATATACAGGAGGTCACACAGAAAATCCTACATATGAAGAAGTTTGTAGTGATACAACAGGGCATATAGAATCAATACAAATAACTTATGATGATGAATTAATAARCTATGAAGACCTTTTAAATATATATTGGAAACAAATAGACCCAACGGATAGTGGAGGTCAATTTAATGATAGAGGACATAAATATAAGACTGTAATATTTTATCATGATGAGAAACAAAAGGAATTAGCAGAAAAATCTAAAAAAGAGTTAGAAGAAAGTGGTATATTTAAATCACCAATAGTTACAGAAATACGTGAAGCTACAGTATTTTATGAAGCAGAAAATTATCATCAAGACTATTATAAGAAAAACCCTAATCATTACTATAGCTATTATGTTGGTTCTGGTAGATATTTATTCAAAAAGGAAAGTTGGGATAGAAATAATTTAAATAGAGAATTATTAAAAGAAAAGCTTACTCCTATACAATTTGAAGTAACACAGAATGATAAAACAGAACCACCCYTTAAAAATGAATATTATGATAATAAAGAAGAAGGAATATATGTTGATATAGTAAGTGGTGAAGTATTATTCTCATCTAAAGATAAATTTGATTCAGGTTGTGGATGGCCAAGTTTTACAAAGCCAGTAAAAGAAACTAGTATAATGGAAAAAAGTGAT
Coding sequences within it:
- a CDS encoding patatin-like phospholipase family protein, with product MDKIGLILEGGGMRGIYTAGVLDFFIDKNIEVDLVVGVSAGGCHAASYLSKQYKRAFHSNVDYLNDKDYISFKNXIKTGSIFGMDFMFQKIPNELNLYDYDTFNTSKSKFTVVATNCETGEAEYFSLTDMKKDIIYLQASCSIPMFANIVEVDGYKLVDGGVADSIPIEYALKEGCKKNIVILTRDKTYRKSKVKFSSFVKRKYKKYPKLIKAIENRHLNYNKSLDLVKSLEEKGDAFVIRPKSPVKVSQIEKDVDKLTKLYNDGYNDAKESYEKIMEFINK
- a CDS encoding DUF362 domain-containing protein, producing MNKSKVYFTNLRTNSNMTLLQKLDRLVKKAGIENIDFNEKFVAIKIHFGEPGNLAYLRPNYSKVIVDLIKSKGGKPFLTDCNTLYVGRRKNAIEHMDAAYENGYNPFATGCHVIIADGLKGTDEAIIPVEGGEYVKEAKIGQAIMDADIFISMNHFKGHESTGFGGALKNIGMGCGSRAGKMEMHCSGKPVVNQERCLSCGACKKMCAHSAISFNEDKKANIDHDKCVGCGRCIGTCNFDSIANPEYSANDILNKKIAEYSKAVIDKREHFHISFVVNVSPNCDCHRENDAAIIPDVGMFASFDPVALDMACVDAANKQVVIRDSYLGEKEQHTHDHFINTHPETNWEVCIDHAVKLGLGNKEYELIEI
- a CDS encoding peptidylprolyl isomerase, with the protein product MSNKSKKGFLASLLAGALALVGCSSNAPVSDEVRTPPKELPIATIVVKDFGTIEAELYPHIAPNTVNNFISLANSGFYDGLTFHRVIKDFMIQGGDPEGTGMGGPGYSIYGEFTKNKFKNDLAHTEGVLSMARSQNKNSAGSQFFIVTKDAPHLDGQYASFGKVIKGMDIVHKIENVQTDSSDKPINDVIIESIKVDTKGVEYKAPDKM
- a CDS encoding EamA family transporter; translated protein: MWILFAFGAALFAGATSILAKIGINNVDSNLATAIRTIVILVFSWMMVFIVGSFNEISYISSKSLIFLILSGLATGASWLCYFKALQLGDVNKVTPIDKSSTVLTMILAFIILGESINVTKVFGMIFISVGTYMMIMKKEDNEIHIHNNKWMLYAILSAVFASLTSILGKIGIVGVESNLGTAIRTIVVLIMAWIVVFVTKKQGEIKKIDKKSWIFICLSGITTGLSWLCYYRALQDGEASIVVPIDKLSILVTVIFSYIFLKEKLTKKSFIGLIIMVVGTLTLLI
- the msrA gene encoding peptide-methionine (S)-S-oxide reductase MsrA, yielding MDKLATFAGGCFWCMVKPFDQYEGVKKVVSGYTGGHTENPTYEEVCSDTTGHIESIQITYDDELIXYEDLLNIYWKQIDPTDSGGQFNDRGHKYKTVIFYHDEKQKELAEKSKKELEESGIFKSPIVTEIREATVFYEAENYHQDYYKKNPNHYYSYYVGSGRYLFKKESWDRNNLNRELLKEKLTPIQFEVTQNDKTEPPXKNEYYDNKEEGIYVDIVSGEVLFSSKDKFDSGCGWPSFTKPVKETSIMEKSDFTHGMFRTEVRSSKANSHLGHVFNDGPKEFGGLRYCINSASLKFIPKDEMEEAGYKDYLYLFEK